In the genome of Xanthomonas translucens pv. cerealis, one region contains:
- a CDS encoding cytochrome C, whose protein sequence is MQTTPSSPSFFRAARLRGAEQALLWSTLGSLLLLVSPRAAAVPAFARQTGSSCADCHIGAYGPALTPYGMRFKLNGYTDSDGNGTKIPASAQLTGTRSVPVRGKTNNQLSEADLYLAGRVSDNVGGYIKVSSSNNGKDKFTTRLDNVDLRFVAKTFKLGGKDALLGVSVNNNPGSQDPIGMLPNASGLGPASAYASSTTLLNQSSLSNRVIGTSVYGVYDRNWYGEIGTYNALPVSTQDDLGYAVGGDPGKLSDTGYLRLSYMKDLKKQFFSAGVVALTTQRQLPRSSGPRDDFTDLGYDLNYQFLGTREHILKLGYLNIYERRRYGSALIDPADPSVAGLRRGSIRDQSINLNYTYKQSYSLLLAHFINTGSDDAFRYRPYGAPDTTSNLISASWAPFGKDDSFTSIANLRLSATWFRFSKFNGSTGNVFGALPVTRPHDLNQFSLALSLAF, encoded by the coding sequence ATGCAGACCACACCGTCTTCTCCTTCCTTCTTCCGCGCCGCCAGGCTGCGTGGCGCCGAGCAGGCCCTGCTGTGGTCCACGCTGGGCTCGCTGTTGCTGCTGGTCAGCCCGCGCGCCGCGGCGGTGCCGGCGTTCGCGCGGCAGACCGGCTCCTCCTGCGCGGACTGCCACATCGGCGCCTACGGGCCGGCGCTGACCCCGTACGGCATGCGTTTCAAGCTCAACGGCTACACCGACAGCGACGGCAACGGGACCAAGATCCCGGCATCGGCGCAACTCACCGGCACCCGCAGCGTGCCGGTGCGCGGCAAGACCAACAACCAGCTCAGCGAGGCCGACCTGTACCTGGCCGGGCGGGTCAGCGACAACGTCGGCGGCTACATCAAGGTCTCCAGCAGCAACAACGGCAAGGACAAGTTCACCACCAGGCTGGACAACGTGGACCTGCGCTTCGTCGCCAAGACCTTCAAGCTCGGCGGCAAGGACGCGCTGCTCGGGGTCAGCGTCAACAACAATCCGGGCAGCCAGGATCCGATCGGCATGCTGCCCAACGCCTCCGGCCTGGGTCCGGCCTCGGCCTACGCCAGCTCCACCACCCTGCTCAACCAGTCCTCGCTGTCCAACCGGGTGATCGGCACCAGCGTCTATGGCGTGTACGACCGCAACTGGTACGGCGAGATCGGCACCTACAACGCGTTGCCGGTCTCCACCCAGGACGATCTCGGCTACGCGGTCGGCGGCGACCCGGGCAAGCTCAGCGACACCGGCTACCTGCGCCTGAGCTACATGAAGGACCTGAAGAAGCAGTTCTTCTCCGCCGGCGTGGTCGCCCTGACCACCCAGCGCCAGCTGCCGCGCAGCAGCGGCCCGCGCGACGACTTCACCGACCTGGGCTACGACCTGAACTACCAGTTCCTGGGCACCCGCGAGCACATCCTCAAGCTGGGCTATCTCAACATCTACGAACGCCGCCGCTACGGCAGCGCGCTGATCGACCCGGCCGATCCGAGCGTGGCCGGACTGCGCCGCGGCAGCATCCGCGACCAGTCGATCAACCTCAACTACACCTACAAGCAGAGCTACAGCCTGTTGCTGGCGCACTTCATCAATACCGGCTCGGACGACGCGTTCCGCTACCGCCCGTACGGCGCGCCGGACACCACCAGCAACCTGATCAGCGCGTCCTGGGCGCCGTTCGGCAAGGACGATTCCTTCACCTCGATCGCCAACCTGCGCCTGTCCGCCACCTGGTTCCGTTTCAGCAAGTTCAACGGCAGCACCGGCAACGTGTTCGGCGCCCTGCCGGTGACCCGCCCGCACGACCTGAACCAGTTCTCGCTGGCGCTGAGCCTCGCCTTCTGA
- a CDS encoding c-type cytochrome: MKPTNAFPLWCTLMASLLPLGVALAPAAHAGGGLPGAGVFASECAECHSAAPGKNKKGPTLFGVVGRSAGSVPDYRYSDAMKKTQWTWSDDKLRSYLSQPASKGIPGANMKYDGLDDSKQLEELIAYLHSLH, from the coding sequence ATGAAACCAACCAACGCATTTCCCCTGTGGTGCACCTTGATGGCCAGCCTGCTGCCGCTCGGCGTCGCGCTCGCGCCCGCCGCGCATGCCGGCGGCGGCCTGCCTGGCGCCGGCGTGTTCGCCAGCGAATGCGCCGAATGCCATAGCGCGGCGCCGGGCAAGAACAAGAAAGGCCCGACCCTGTTCGGCGTGGTCGGGCGCAGCGCCGGCAGCGTGCCGGACTACCGCTACTCGGACGCGATGAAGAAGACCCAGTGGACCTGGAGCGACGACAAGCTGCGCAGCTACCTGTCGCAGCCGGCGTCCAAGGGCATTCCCGGCGCCAACATGAAATACGACGGGCTCGACGACAGCAAGCAGCTGGAGGAGCTGATTGCCTATCTGCATTCCCTGCATTGA
- a CDS encoding TorF family putative porin, protein MSALHGALALALCLPGTALAAKVGGAVGISTQLVDRGIAVTSDTPSLQLAGYWLPAPGWSLSASASSALDAPGHQLLTTLELSRSWTLSDSWQMQVGLVRYSYPGNRINRALNRNEASIGWSYRDRLSVSAAAFTLPDSYPGRYYGAADLTVHQPLRAQLSLSAGIGISQAPAALYGLDYANHYSYGHAGLMWNAGAWSVEIDRVFSDAHSIYTRRRNGIWPWVATLSRAF, encoded by the coding sequence ATGTCTGCGCTACACGGCGCGCTGGCGCTGGCGCTGTGCCTGCCGGGCACGGCGCTGGCCGCCAAGGTCGGCGGCGCGGTCGGAATCAGTACGCAATTGGTGGATCGCGGCATCGCCGTGACCTCCGATACCCCGTCGCTGCAGCTCGCCGGCTACTGGCTGCCAGCGCCGGGCTGGTCGCTGAGCGCCTCTGCCAGTTCGGCGCTGGACGCGCCCGGCCATCAACTGCTGACCACGCTCGAACTATCGCGCAGCTGGACCCTGTCCGACAGCTGGCAGATGCAGGTCGGGCTGGTGCGCTACAGCTATCCCGGCAACCGCATCAACCGCGCGTTGAACCGCAACGAGGCCAGCATCGGCTGGTCGTACCGCGACCGGCTCAGCGTCTCGGCGGCCGCGTTCACGCTGCCCGACAGCTACCCCGGCCGCTACTACGGCGCTGCCGACCTCACCGTCCACCAGCCACTGCGGGCGCAGCTGTCGCTGTCGGCCGGGATCGGCATCAGCCAGGCCCCGGCGGCCCTGTACGGGCTGGATTATGCGAACCACTACAGCTACGGCCACGCCGGGCTGATGTGGAATGCCGGCGCCTGGAGCGTGGAGATCGACCGCGTGTTCAGCGACGCGCACAGCATCTACACCAGGCGCCGCAACGGCATCTGGCCGTGGGTGGCGACGCTGTCGCGCGCGTTCTGA
- a CDS encoding RNA polymerase sigma factor, whose translation MTDTDPLGDATDRMLLRRMAGADRDALATLYRNYHGRLCRFLSRLTRRPDIIEEAINDCFWIAWQKAGDFRGDSQVSTWIMGIAYRCGLKAIRHHSDDAIDDGVNAEDHFAATDPDEDRELRDWLGKGLERLSADQRMVVELVYGLGHKLEEVAAIMQCPVGTIKARLFHARVKLRNVLPGLAGGTSPLTESVS comes from the coding sequence ATGACCGACACCGATCCACTAGGCGATGCCACCGACCGCATGCTGCTCCGGCGCATGGCCGGCGCCGACCGCGACGCGCTGGCGACCCTGTACCGCAACTACCATGGGCGCCTGTGCCGGTTCCTGTCGCGGCTGACCCGGCGCCCGGACATCATCGAGGAGGCGATCAACGACTGCTTCTGGATCGCCTGGCAGAAAGCCGGCGATTTCCGCGGCGACTCGCAGGTCTCGACCTGGATCATGGGCATCGCCTACCGCTGCGGGCTCAAGGCGATCCGCCACCACAGCGACGATGCGATCGATGACGGAGTGAACGCCGAAGACCACTTCGCCGCGACCGACCCGGACGAGGACCGCGAGCTGCGCGACTGGCTGGGCAAGGGCCTGGAGCGGCTGTCGGCCGACCAGCGCATGGTGGTCGAGCTGGTCTACGGCCTGGGCCACAAACTCGAAGAAGTCGCGGCGATCATGCAGTGTCCGGTGGGCACCATCAAGGCGCGGCTGTTCCATGCGCGGGTCAAGCTGCGCAACGTGCTGCCGGGATTGGCCGGCGGCACTTCCCCTCTGACGGAGAGCGTGTCATGA
- a CDS encoding anti-sigma factor — MKTGCNEPGNECSHAWELMPWVLQASATEEEHEWLIAHLAKCASCSAEFAQQSRLRMAMSLPSDVPVDAEAGLQRLLGRLDAPEPQRLPARVRASWTTRALVAAALVQAVGLGVLGVRLSASDQGQGSSYRTLSETAQPLAADAIRVVPDTRMTLGDWDAVLYKLKLRVVAGPNGAGAYTVVPVQAGAPAQPQRSVQQLRATPGIRLAEPIAAP, encoded by the coding sequence ATGAAGACAGGCTGCAACGAACCGGGCAACGAATGCTCGCACGCCTGGGAACTGATGCCGTGGGTGCTGCAGGCCAGCGCCACGGAAGAAGAACATGAGTGGCTGATCGCGCACCTGGCCAAGTGCGCCTCCTGCAGCGCCGAGTTCGCGCAGCAGAGCCGGCTGCGCATGGCGATGTCGCTGCCCAGCGACGTGCCGGTGGATGCCGAGGCCGGGCTGCAGCGCCTGCTCGGCCGCCTCGACGCGCCCGAGCCGCAGCGCCTGCCGGCGCGCGTGCGCGCCAGCTGGACCACGCGCGCGCTGGTCGCCGCGGCGCTGGTGCAGGCGGTGGGGCTGGGCGTGCTCGGGGTCAGGCTGTCCGCCAGCGACCAGGGCCAGGGCAGCAGCTACCGCACCCTCAGCGAGACAGCGCAGCCGCTGGCGGCGGACGCGATCCGCGTGGTGCCGGACACGCGCATGACCCTGGGCGACTGGGACGCGGTGCTATACAAGCTGAAGTTGCGCGTGGTCGCCGGCCCCAATGGCGCCGGCGCCTACACCGTGGTGCCGGTCCAGGCCGGGGCGCCGGCACAGCCGCAGCGCAGCGTGCAACAGCTGCGTGCGACGCCGGGCATCCGCCTGGCGGAGCCGATTGCCGCACCATGA
- a CDS encoding S8 family serine peptidase: MNLRRACLFVACLALGACAHGGRNATDAPAAAAAAPAKTPALDASPALDSQRQIVLAVANPMAAPGRHAGSNLIGYASSKYYGAGTQAAATLDALTQRYRLRQVTGWPIKPLGVYCVVLEPAPGEQRDALLAELAKDERVTLSQPLQEFATYADAAPPAQPAQALRYNDPYVDMQRGFAATNAASAQLLSQGQGVSVAIVDTGVDTAHPDLQGRLREVRDLVGADPTAFNRDHHGTEVAGIIAAASNNHLGIVGMAPKALLDVYKACWYPQRAGAGAGCNSFTLAKALVAIGDTRTRIINLSLGGPADPLLRKLLEQLLRQGRIVVAAMPPDGRLDGFPDATPGVIVVRSSSASTSPPGVLSAPGEDILTTQPNGGYDFTSGSSMATAHVSGVVALLLALAPQLDARSVHALLQRTSRQRDGLLQVDAAAAVQALPRAAATAR, translated from the coding sequence ATGAACCTGCGTCGCGCCTGCCTGTTCGTCGCCTGTCTGGCGCTCGGCGCCTGCGCCCATGGCGGGCGCAACGCCACCGACGCGCCCGCCGCTGCCGCAGCGGCGCCAGCGAAGACCCCGGCCCTGGACGCCTCACCGGCCTTGGACAGCCAGCGCCAGATCGTGCTCGCGGTGGCCAACCCGATGGCCGCGCCGGGCCGGCACGCCGGCTCCAACCTGATCGGCTATGCCTCTTCCAAGTATTACGGCGCCGGCACCCAGGCAGCGGCAACGCTGGACGCGCTGACCCAGCGCTACCGCCTGCGCCAGGTGACCGGCTGGCCGATCAAGCCGCTCGGCGTGTACTGCGTGGTGCTGGAGCCGGCGCCGGGCGAGCAGCGCGACGCGCTGCTCGCCGAACTGGCCAAGGACGAACGCGTCACCCTGTCGCAGCCGCTGCAGGAGTTCGCCACCTACGCCGACGCCGCGCCACCGGCCCAGCCCGCGCAAGCGCTGCGCTACAACGATCCCTACGTGGACATGCAACGCGGCTTCGCCGCGACCAACGCCGCCAGCGCGCAACTGCTGAGCCAGGGCCAGGGCGTGAGCGTGGCCATCGTCGATACCGGCGTGGACACCGCCCACCCGGACCTGCAGGGCCGGCTGCGCGAGGTGCGCGACCTGGTCGGCGCCGACCCCACCGCGTTCAATCGCGATCACCACGGCACCGAAGTGGCCGGGATCATCGCCGCCGCCAGCAACAACCATCTGGGCATCGTCGGCATGGCGCCCAAGGCCCTGCTCGACGTGTACAAGGCATGCTGGTACCCGCAGCGCGCCGGCGCCGGCGCCGGCTGCAACTCCTTCACCCTGGCCAAGGCGCTGGTCGCGATCGGCGATACGCGCACGCGCATCATCAACCTGAGCCTGGGCGGCCCGGCCGATCCGCTGCTGCGCAAGCTGCTCGAGCAGTTGCTGCGGCAAGGCCGCATCGTGGTCGCGGCGATGCCGCCGGACGGCCGCCTGGACGGCTTTCCCGATGCCACCCCGGGGGTGATCGTGGTGCGCAGCAGCAGCGCCAGCACATCGCCGCCGGGTGTGCTCAGCGCACCGGGCGAGGACATCCTGACCACCCAGCCCAACGGCGGCTACGACTTCACGTCCGGCTCGTCGATGGCCACCGCGCACGTCAGCGGCGTGGTCGCGCTGCTGCTGGCGCTGGCGCCGCAGCTGGATGCGCGCAGCGTGCACGCGCTGCTGCAGCGGACCAGCCGGCAACGCGACGGCCTGCTGCAGGTCGATGCCGCCGCCGCGGTGCAGGCCCTGCCCCGCGCCGCCGCCACGGCACGCTGA
- a CDS encoding heme ABC transporter permease, with the protein MGKWIPQWLHRLSSPPTFYRVAGTIRPWALGAALLLGAVAFYGGLVLAPPDYQQHDAYRIIFIHVPSAWMSLFVYGAMGAAGFVALVWRLKLAEVACMASASIGAAFTFITLCTGSLWGKPMWGTWWTWDARLTSELVLLFLYLGVIGLYRAIEDPRQGARAAALLALVGLINLPIVHFSVVWWNTLHQGSTVRVLGPSKMPLAMLWPLLTAVLASKCYYLASLLGRMRTDLLALERGKGWVRALALAAPAPAAAPAAPSMPAERAA; encoded by the coding sequence ATGGGCAAATGGATTCCGCAATGGCTGCATCGGCTGTCCTCGCCGCCGACCTTCTACCGTGTCGCCGGCACGATCCGGCCGTGGGCGCTGGGCGCGGCACTGCTGCTCGGCGCGGTCGCGTTCTACGGCGGACTGGTGCTGGCGCCGCCGGACTACCAGCAGCACGACGCCTACCGGATCATCTTCATCCACGTGCCCAGCGCCTGGATGAGCCTGTTCGTCTACGGCGCGATGGGCGCGGCCGGCTTCGTCGCCCTGGTCTGGCGGCTGAAACTGGCGGAAGTGGCGTGCATGGCCTCCGCCTCGATCGGCGCCGCGTTCACCTTCATCACCCTGTGCACCGGCTCGCTGTGGGGCAAGCCGATGTGGGGCACCTGGTGGACCTGGGACGCGCGGCTGACCTCGGAACTGGTGCTGCTTTTCCTGTACCTGGGCGTGATCGGCCTGTACCGCGCGATCGAGGACCCGCGCCAGGGCGCGCGTGCCGCCGCACTGCTGGCGCTGGTCGGTCTGATCAACCTGCCGATCGTGCACTTCTCCGTGGTCTGGTGGAACACCTTGCACCAGGGCTCCACGGTGCGCGTGCTGGGGCCGTCGAAGATGCCGCTGGCGATGCTGTGGCCGCTGCTGACCGCGGTGCTGGCGAGCAAGTGCTACTACCTGGCCAGCCTGCTCGGGCGCATGCGCACCGACCTGCTGGCGTTGGAGCGCGGCAAGGGCTGGGTGCGTGCGCTGGCGCTGGCCGCACCCGCGCCGGCAGCAGCACCGGCGGCGCCGTCCATGCCGGCGGAGCGCGCGGCATGA
- the ccmD gene encoding heme exporter protein CcmD, whose amino-acid sequence MSGFWAMGGYAGYVWSAYALFLLVLLLDTLLPRWRQRRLLAETRAQLLREQARRQRGAASLASGLDHESHP is encoded by the coding sequence ATGAGCGGGTTCTGGGCGATGGGCGGCTACGCCGGCTACGTGTGGAGCGCCTACGCGCTGTTCCTGCTGGTGCTGCTGCTGGACACGCTGCTGCCGCGCTGGCGGCAGCGGCGCCTGCTCGCCGAAACGCGCGCGCAGCTGCTGCGCGAACAGGCGCGTCGCCAACGCGGCGCCGCGTCGCTGGCCTCAGGTCTCGACCATGAATCCCACCCGTAA
- the ccmE gene encoding cytochrome c maturation protein CcmE, with product MNPTRKRRLLLVLLVLGAAALATGLFVLALQHNISYLFTPSQVQAGQADGYRVFRLGGMVKAGSIRRSADSLRVNFTVIDTSGATAVAYTGILPDLFRDNQAVIATGSLHGAGFVATEVLAKHDETYMPQELKDAMAQAHAGRTAAAVAAPAARSATP from the coding sequence ATGAATCCCACCCGTAAGCGCCGCCTGCTGCTGGTGCTGCTGGTGCTGGGCGCGGCCGCGCTCGCCACCGGCCTGTTCGTGCTGGCCCTGCAGCACAACATCAGCTACCTGTTCACGCCGAGCCAGGTGCAGGCCGGCCAGGCGGACGGCTACCGCGTATTCCGGCTCGGCGGCATGGTCAAGGCCGGCTCGATCCGGCGCAGCGCCGATTCGCTGCGGGTGAACTTCACCGTGATCGATACCTCCGGCGCCACCGCGGTCGCCTACACCGGGATCCTGCCGGACCTGTTCCGAGACAACCAGGCGGTGATCGCCACCGGTTCGCTGCATGGCGCCGGTTTCGTCGCCACCGAGGTGCTGGCCAAGCACGACGAGACCTATATGCCGCAGGAACTGAAGGACGCGATGGCGCAGGCCCATGCGGGTCGCACTGCGGCAGCGGTTGCTGCGCCGGCCGCGCGGTCCGCAACGCCATGA
- a CDS encoding heme lyase CcmF/NrfE family subunit, translating into MTAELAQLALILALLLALAQGVLPLLGAWRGDRALMAVARPAAWAQALFAWLAFALLAYALLRLDFSVRYVAANANLAQPWYYRLAAVWGAHEGSLLLWIAILNLWTVLLARSSRHLPQAFAARVLGVLGLIAAGFLAFVLFTSNPFARLSPMPLDGSELNPVLQDPGMVFHPPVLYTGYVGFSVAFAFAIAALLGGEQQQAWVRWARPWTNVAWGFLTAGIVAGSWWAYAELGWGGWWFWDPVENASFMPWLVGAALIHTQAVTEKRGALGAWTLLLSILAFSLSLLGTFLVRSGVLTSVHAFAADPRRGLYILGFLIVAVGGALLLYALRAPRLAAGKPFSALSRETAILVGNLMLTVAAAMVLLGTLFPLLGDALKLGKVSVGPPYFGLLFPLLMLPVVLLLPFGPHLRWGRTEAGALQAVAVRAVLAALACALVAFVLSDGSARAVAGVAAATWIGVGTALYAYKRLREAPRGRRFPAELAGMLLAHAGVAVFVAGVLLSDSLSIERDVRLAPGQSEQIGGYAFRFDGVRMIDGPNWKAEQGTLTVSRDGAAVALLHPQKRLYSSERIQTEAAIDAGVTRDLYVALGEPMDDQHIENAWTLRLYYKPFIRWIWLGGLLMMLGGFVSACARRLRAPHTGEHGAEPGAAVATRAAAASP; encoded by the coding sequence ATGACCGCCGAACTGGCCCAACTCGCGCTGATCCTGGCCTTGCTGCTGGCGCTGGCGCAGGGCGTGCTGCCGCTGCTCGGCGCCTGGCGCGGCGATCGCGCGCTGATGGCGGTGGCGCGGCCGGCCGCCTGGGCGCAGGCGCTGTTCGCCTGGCTGGCCTTCGCCCTGCTCGCCTATGCGCTGCTGCGCCTGGATTTTTCGGTGCGCTACGTGGCCGCCAACGCCAACCTGGCGCAACCCTGGTACTACCGGCTGGCCGCGGTGTGGGGCGCGCACGAAGGCTCGCTGCTGCTGTGGATCGCCATTCTCAATCTATGGACGGTGCTGCTGGCGCGCAGCAGCCGGCACCTGCCGCAGGCGTTCGCCGCGCGCGTGCTCGGCGTGCTCGGCCTGATCGCCGCCGGCTTCCTGGCGTTCGTGCTGTTCACCTCCAACCCGTTCGCGCGGCTGTCGCCGATGCCGCTGGACGGCAGCGAACTCAACCCGGTGCTGCAGGATCCGGGCATGGTGTTCCATCCGCCGGTGCTCTACACCGGCTACGTCGGCTTCTCGGTCGCCTTCGCCTTCGCCATCGCCGCCTTGCTCGGCGGCGAACAGCAGCAGGCCTGGGTGCGCTGGGCGCGGCCGTGGACAAACGTCGCCTGGGGCTTCCTCACCGCCGGCATCGTCGCCGGCAGCTGGTGGGCCTATGCCGAACTGGGCTGGGGCGGCTGGTGGTTCTGGGATCCGGTGGAGAACGCCAGCTTCATGCCGTGGCTGGTCGGCGCGGCGCTGATCCACACCCAGGCGGTCACCGAGAAACGCGGCGCGCTGGGCGCCTGGACCCTGCTGCTGTCGATCCTCGCCTTCTCGCTGTCGTTGCTTGGCACCTTCCTGGTGCGCTCGGGCGTGCTGACCTCGGTGCACGCCTTTGCCGCCGACCCGCGTCGCGGCCTGTACATCCTTGGCTTCCTGATCGTGGCGGTCGGCGGCGCGCTGCTGCTGTACGCGCTGCGCGCGCCGCGGCTGGCCGCCGGCAAGCCGTTCAGCGCCTTGTCGCGGGAAACCGCGATCCTGGTCGGTAATCTGATGCTGACCGTGGCCGCGGCGATGGTGCTGCTGGGCACGCTGTTCCCGTTGCTCGGCGATGCGCTGAAGCTGGGCAAGGTCTCGGTCGGCCCGCCCTACTTCGGCCTGCTGTTCCCGCTACTGATGCTGCCGGTGGTGCTGCTGCTGCCGTTCGGTCCCCACCTGCGCTGGGGCCGGACCGAAGCGGGCGCGCTGCAGGCGGTGGCGGTACGCGCCGTGCTGGCCGCACTGGCCTGCGCGCTGGTCGCCTTCGTGCTGAGCGACGGCTCGGCACGCGCGGTGGCCGGCGTCGCCGCCGCCACCTGGATCGGTGTCGGCACCGCCTTGTACGCGTACAAACGCCTGCGCGAAGCGCCGCGCGGGCGCCGCTTCCCCGCGGAGCTGGCCGGCATGCTGCTGGCGCATGCCGGGGTGGCGGTCTTCGTGGCTGGCGTGCTGCTGTCGGACAGCCTGTCGATCGAGCGCGACGTGCGCCTGGCGCCGGGGCAAAGCGAACAGATCGGCGGCTACGCGTTCCGCTTCGACGGCGTGCGCATGATCGACGGCCCCAACTGGAAGGCCGAACAAGGCACGCTGACGGTGAGCCGCGACGGTGCGGCGGTGGCGCTGCTGCATCCGCAGAAGCGCCTGTATTCCAGCGAGCGGATCCAGACCGAGGCGGCGATCGATGCCGGCGTCACCCGCGATCTGTACGTCGCGCTGGGCGAGCCGATGGACGACCAGCACATCGAGAACGCCTGGACCCTGCGCCTGTACTACAAACCCTTCATCCGCTGGATCTGGCTGGGCGGCCTGCTGATGATGCTCGGCGGCTTCGTCAGCGCCTGTGCGCGGCGCTTGCGTGCGCCGCACACGGGCGAGCACGGCGCCGAACCTGGCGCAGCCGTCGCCACGCGCGCAGCGGCGGCATCGCCATGA
- a CDS encoding DsbE family thiol:disulfide interchange protein: MSRLLPLLGFLLLAALFGFGIYWSRVHDPREVPSPLIGKPAPVFSLPRLDNPAQRAGSAELRGRPYLLNVFGSWCLACGEEHPVLMAHANDLGVALIGYAYKDDPRDARDWLAQRGNPYTLVVVDLDGQRALDFGVYGAPETFLIDAQGVIRYKHIGVLTPTVIATELRPAIAALGGARR; encoded by the coding sequence ATGAGCCGGCTGCTGCCGCTGCTCGGTTTCCTGCTGCTGGCCGCGCTGTTCGGCTTCGGCATCTACTGGAGCCGCGTGCACGATCCGCGCGAGGTGCCCTCGCCGCTGATCGGCAAGCCGGCGCCGGTGTTCTCGCTGCCGCGCCTAGATAACCCCGCGCAGCGCGCTGGCAGCGCCGAATTGCGCGGCCGCCCCTACCTGCTGAACGTGTTCGGCAGCTGGTGCCTGGCCTGCGGCGAAGAACACCCGGTGCTGATGGCGCACGCCAACGACCTCGGTGTCGCGCTGATCGGCTACGCCTACAAGGACGACCCGCGCGACGCACGCGACTGGCTCGCACAGCGCGGCAATCCGTACACGCTGGTCGTGGTCGATCTGGACGGACAGCGCGCGCTCGACTTCGGCGTCTACGGCGCCCCGGAAACCTTCCTGATCGATGCCCAGGGCGTGATCCGCTACAAGCACATCGGCGTGCTGACCCCCACGGTGATCGCCACCGAATTGCGCCCGGCGATCGCCGCGCTTGGCGGAGCGCGGCGATGA
- a CDS encoding cytochrome c-type biogenesis protein — protein MSGTSARTRRGRPWSRPWLPLLALLLLAHALPAAAQAVDPLPFQDRQQELRFQRLTAQLRCLVCQNENLADSNATLARDLRHQVFAQLQAGRSDAQIKQYMVDRYSQFVLYDPPLAPSTWLLWFGPLLFLLGGATLVVATLRRRAAAAQVPAQQETEEQW, from the coding sequence ATGAGCGGGACTTCTGCGCGAACGCGGCGCGGGCGGCCATGGAGCAGACCGTGGCTGCCGTTGCTGGCCTTGCTGCTGCTCGCCCACGCGTTGCCGGCAGCGGCACAGGCTGTAGATCCGCTGCCGTTCCAGGATCGGCAGCAGGAACTGCGCTTCCAGCGCCTGACCGCGCAATTGCGCTGCCTGGTCTGCCAGAACGAGAACCTGGCCGACTCCAACGCCACCCTGGCGCGCGACCTGCGCCACCAGGTGTTCGCGCAGTTGCAGGCCGGCCGCAGCGACGCGCAGATCAAGCAGTACATGGTCGATCGCTATTCGCAGTTCGTGCTCTACGATCCGCCGCTGGCGCCCAGCACCTGGCTGCTGTGGTTCGGCCCGTTGCTGTTCCTGCTCGGTGGCGCAACCCTGGTCGTGGCCACGCTGCGGCGCCGGGCCGCAGCGGCGCAAGTCCCTGCGCAACAGGAGACGGAAGAACAATGGTGA
- a CDS encoding tetratricopeptide repeat protein → MVSVGFCITATLMVAVALSALLWPLLRRHPGARRWRLTAAALLAATLPLASAGLYLLVGDPAALAGVPGQATPVPAPAPDPTPPALQQWMDKALSATQAQRPAEARDAYAQALRIDPDNRDALLGWVEADMAQQPDFAVGATAHGMLERVLAQQADNQRGLWMLGIGEFQRQHYADAAAHWRHLRSLLPETSPLREAVAQKIAAAEAMAAAPPPVPAATR, encoded by the coding sequence ATGGTGAGCGTCGGTTTCTGCATTACCGCCACGCTGATGGTGGCCGTCGCATTGAGCGCCTTGCTGTGGCCGCTGCTGCGCCGGCATCCGGGCGCACGCAGGTGGCGGCTGACCGCCGCGGCGCTGCTGGCGGCGACGCTGCCGCTGGCCAGTGCCGGCCTGTATCTGCTGGTCGGCGACCCGGCCGCGCTCGCCGGCGTCCCCGGGCAGGCCACGCCGGTGCCGGCACCCGCGCCAGACCCGACGCCACCGGCACTGCAGCAATGGATGGACAAGGCGCTGTCCGCCACGCAAGCGCAACGTCCCGCCGAGGCGCGCGACGCCTACGCGCAGGCGCTACGAATCGACCCGGACAACCGCGACGCGCTGCTCGGCTGGGTCGAGGCGGACATGGCGCAGCAACCCGACTTCGCCGTCGGCGCGACCGCACACGGCATGCTCGAGCGCGTGCTCGCGCAGCAAGCGGACAACCAGCGCGGCCTGTGGATGCTCGGCATCGGCGAATTCCAGCGGCAGCATTACGCAGACGCCGCGGCGCACTGGCGGCATCTGCGCAGCCTGCTGCCCGAAACTTCCCCGCTGCGCGAAGCAGTGGCGCAGAAAATCGCCGCTGCCGAAGCGATGGCCGCGGCGCCCCCACCTGTGCCCGCCGCGACACGCTGA